The Danio aesculapii chromosome 8, fDanAes4.1, whole genome shotgun sequence genome window below encodes:
- the rbm15 gene encoding LOW QUALITY PROTEIN: RNA-binding protein 15 (The sequence of the model RefSeq protein was modified relative to this genomic sequence to represent the inferred CDS: inserted 2 bases in 2 codons; deleted 1 base in 1 codon) yields MKGKERSPVKKRSRALDDIRDRGGSHPTSKKMGVISNSGGGSNNGNSSSKSDGGSARRGLLGDKRDGRDFDGHVSSRTGNNHGYTSPVASSSGKNHASSLSLEAARTNSRGETRAPLPTNESEYKTLKISELGSQLSDEEIEDGLFHEFKKFGDVSVKISRVNDERIAFVNFRRPDDARAAKHARGRLVLYDRPLKIEAVYLNRRRSRSPVKDDHFSVVAGHRHLHTQRPLSPTGLGYRDYRLQQLALGRLPPPPPPPLPRELEREREFAFYEARARPAYIAERAAPFREEDFISPEDDQRANRTLFLGNLDITVTENDLRRAFERFGTITEVDIKRPTRGQSSTYGFLKFENLDMAHRAKISMSGKVVGRNPIKIGYGKATPTTRLWVGGLGPWVPLTALAREFDRFGTIRTIDYRKGDTWAYIQYESLDAAQAACTHMRGFPLGGPDRRLRVDFADTEHRYQQQFLQPLPLQHYEIMAESFVHRATPEAIRVRERTPPPLHFREENXYAGAEWPAPTIRERVRTPAFEPLEHLERERRREAWSLERELPGREAARKRRLMEDGRHLECSPDSSSEWAARRRRPPSLEAAGGSSRDGRFSDSERPARADRVSPARESRSSLDRAPGEKRIKNNSSLSESSIGASPAERKRKAGDSAKGASKRDRSESSSKSNQASKQDAGGKLSMAWNGMLLLKNSNFPASMHLLEGDLSVATSLLIDGSTGGKVSQLRITQRLRLDQPKIDEVSRRIKVAGPGGYAVLLAVPGSSEETSSSDPAASTQRPLRNLVSYLKQKQAAGVISLPVGGSRDKDNTGXLHAFPPCDFSQQFLDSSAKALAKTEEDFLVMIVVRGAS; encoded by the exons ATGAAAGGGAAAGAGCGGTCGCCGGTGAAAAAACGTTCAAGGGCCTTGGATGACATACGAGACAGGGGAGGAAGCCATCCGACCAGTAAGAAAATGGGGGTTATCTCGAATTCTGGCGGAGGAAGCAACAACGGCAATAGTTCGTCTAAAAGCGACGGGGGCTCTGCACGACGGGGACTGCTTGGAGATAAAAGAGACGGACGGGATTTTGACGGACATGTATCCAGTCGGACTGGTAATAACCACGGTTACACGAGCCCCGTTGCGAGCTCGAGCGGCAAAAATCACGCCTCGAGTCTGTCCTTAGAGGCGGCGCGCACTAACTCGCGCGGGGAGACGCGCGCACCGCTTCCCACAAACGAAAGTGAGTACAaaactttaaaaatcagcgaGCTCGGCTCGCAGCTGAGTGACGAAGAAATCGAGGACGGCCTCTTTCATGAATTCAAAAAATTCGGTGACGTGAGCGTCAAAATCAGCCGAGTGAACGACGAGAGAATCGCATTCGTCAACTTTAGGAGACCGGATGATGCCAGGGCGGCAAAGCACGCACGAGGCCGGCTGGTGCTTTATGACCGACCTTTAAAAATCGAGGCAGTTTACTTGAACAGGCGGAGGAGTCGCTCTCCGGTAAAGGATGACCATTTCTCTGTTGTTGCAGGCCATAGACATTTGCATACTCAGAGGCCGCTCTCTCCAACCGGCCTGGGCTACAGGGACTACCGGTTACAGCAGTTAGCACTGGGCCGGCTTCCTCCTCCCCCACCCCCGCCTCTGCCCAGAGAGCTGGAAAGAGAAAGAGAGTTTGCCTTTTATGAAGCGAGGGCGCGGCCCGCATACATAGCAGAGCGAGCCGCTCCTTTTCGCGAGGAGGACTTTATCTCTCCAGAGGACGACCAGAGAGCCAACCGCACACTGTTTCTGGGTAACTTGGATATTACTGTGACTGAAAACGATTTGAGGAGGGCTTTTGAACGATTTGGGACAATCACTGAGGTGGACATTAAAAGACCCACTCGGGGCCAGAGCAGCACCTATGGCTTTCTTAAATTTGAAAATTTGGACATGGCTCACAGAGCTAAAATTAGCATGTCTGGGAAAGTTGTGGGCCGAAACCCCATCAAAATTGGCTATGGTAAAGCCACCCCCACCACAAGACTATGGGTGGGTGGTCTTGGCCCTTGGGTGCCTCTGACTGCATTAGCCCGGGAATTTGACCGCTTTGGAACTATTAGGACTATAGACTACAGAAAAGGGGACACCTGGGCTTATATTCAGTATGAAAGCCTGGATGCTGCTCAGGCGGCCTGCACACACATGCGTGGATTTCCTCTTGGTGGTCCCGACAGGAGGCTGAGGGTGGACTTCGCTGACACAGAGCATCGCTACCAACAACAGTTCTTGCAGCCCCTCCCTCTGCAACATTATGAAATCATGGCTGAGTCTTTCGTTCATCGTGCCACCCCTGAAGCCATCAGGGTTAGAGAACGGACTCCTCCGCCACTGCACTTCAGAGAAGAGA TCTACGCTGGGGCTGAATGGCCCGCACCTACCATTCGTGAACGTGTACGAACTCCTGCATTTGAGCCCCTCGAACACTTAGAGCGTGAAAGACGGCGAGAGGCCTGGTCACTGGAGCGAGAGCTGCCAGGCAGAGAAGCTGCACGGAAACGTCGGCTCATGGAGGACGGCAGACATCTGGAGTGTTCACCTGACAGCAGCAGTGAGTGGGCGGCCCGCCGTCGCAGACCCCCATCGCTTGAG GCAGCAGGCGGTAGCAGCCGTGACGGACGTTTCAGCGACTCTGAGCGTCCAGCGAGAGCAGACCGAGTGTCCCCAGCACGAGAGAGCCGCAGCAGCCTGGACCGAGCTCCCGGTGAGAAGCGCATCAAAAACAACAGCAGCCTCTCTGAATCCAGCATCGGTGCAAGCCCTGCAGAACGAAAGCGCAAAGCGGGCGATTCAGCTAAAGGTGCATCCAAGAGGGACAGATCAGAGAGCAGCTCCAAAAGTAACCAAGCTTCAAAACAGGACGCAGGGGGCAAGCTGAGCATGGCCTGGAACGGCATGCTGCTCCTAAAGAACAGTAACTTCCCAGCCAGCATGCACCTCCTGGAGGGCGACCTGAGCGTCGCCACCAGCCTCCTCATCGACGGCAGCACAGGTGGAAAAGTCTCTCAGCTACGCATCACACAACGTCTTCGTCTAGACCAGCCCAAGATCGACGAGGTGTCTCGCCGCATCAAAGTGGCAGGCCCAGGAGGCTACGCAGTTCTACTGGCAGTCCCAGGCAGCTCAGAGGAGACTTCATCATCGGATCCAGCAGCATCCACACAGAGGCCTCTCCGCAACCTGGTTTCATACCTGAAGCAAAAGCAGGCCGCTGGGGTCATCAGTTTGCCCGTCGGCGGCAGTAGAGATAAGGACAACACTG TCCTGCACGCATTTCCACCGTGTGATTTCTCTCAGCAGTTCTTAGATTCTTCTGCGAAAGCTCTTGCCAAAACAGAAGAGGACTTCCTGGTCATGATCGTTGTTCGAGGAGCATCTTAA